A window of Bradyrhizobium sp. AZCC 1610 contains these coding sequences:
- a CDS encoding FAD-dependent oxidoreductase → MSTRPKALIIGGGIAGPVTAIFLKKAGIDAELFEAWPYSAGIGGGLQIAPNGMHVLAEIGLADEMIRRGSIAESFDFHSQSGARLGSVNRNMRQRFGQPAVNMCRATLNEALIDKAWCENVELRFEKRLVAIEDRADKPVVAHFDDGSSAEGDFVIGADGVHSAVRSHVLPDGPKPFDTGLIGFGGFVPRSVISDAPIGQRVATTFGQSGFFGYGLCSSDETNGVMWWSTQPSHGTDAAAFRAMSQDAIKRHLLDFHAGWHDPIPRILEAAENIVVTATLDVATLPTWSRQRTLLIGDAAHATSPHAGQGASLALEDAMRLGRLMQHRKELALTFQNFEAERRPRAERVVALARRNGNSKREFSANGAWIRDRMLKLLLPLSAKGMDWMYAYDPRAAEPSRRAAA, encoded by the coding sequence ATGAGCACACGACCCAAGGCCCTGATCATCGGCGGTGGCATCGCGGGTCCGGTGACCGCGATTTTTCTGAAGAAGGCCGGCATCGATGCCGAACTGTTCGAGGCCTGGCCCTATTCCGCCGGGATCGGCGGCGGCCTGCAGATCGCGCCGAACGGCATGCACGTGCTGGCCGAAATCGGCCTCGCCGACGAAATGATCCGGCGCGGATCTATCGCGGAATCCTTTGATTTCCATTCGCAATCCGGCGCCCGCCTCGGTTCGGTCAATCGGAACATGAGGCAGCGCTTCGGCCAGCCTGCGGTGAACATGTGCCGCGCAACCCTGAACGAGGCGCTGATCGACAAGGCCTGGTGCGAGAACGTCGAGCTGCGGTTCGAGAAGCGGCTCGTCGCCATCGAGGATCGCGCAGACAAGCCTGTCGTCGCGCATTTCGACGACGGCTCCAGCGCCGAGGGCGATTTCGTGATCGGCGCCGATGGCGTGCATTCCGCGGTGCGTAGCCACGTACTTCCGGATGGCCCAAAGCCATTCGACACCGGCCTGATCGGATTCGGCGGCTTCGTTCCGCGGTCGGTGATTTCGGACGCGCCGATCGGCCAGCGTGTGGCGACGACGTTCGGACAAAGTGGCTTCTTCGGCTACGGTCTTTGCAGTTCCGACGAGACCAACGGCGTGATGTGGTGGAGTACGCAGCCTTCGCACGGCACCGACGCGGCGGCATTTCGCGCCATGAGCCAGGATGCGATCAAGCGGCATCTCCTCGATTTCCATGCCGGCTGGCACGATCCGATCCCGCGCATTCTGGAGGCGGCCGAGAATATCGTGGTGACGGCGACGCTGGATGTCGCGACCCTGCCGACCTGGTCGCGCCAGCGTACGCTTCTGATCGGCGATGCCGCGCACGCCACCAGCCCGCATGCCGGCCAGGGCGCTTCGCTGGCGCTCGAAGACGCCATGCGGCTCGGCCGGCTGATGCAGCACCGGAAGGAGCTCGCGCTGACCTTCCAGAACTTCGAGGCCGAACGCCGTCCACGCGCAGAGCGTGTCGTCGCACTCGCCCGCCGCAACGGCAACAGCAAACGCGAGTTCAGCGCCAACGGCGCCTGGATCCGCGACCGCATGCTGAAGCTGCTGCTACCGCTGTCGGCCAAGGGAATGGACTGGATGTATGCCTATGATCCCCGCGCGGCGGAGCCGTCGCGCCGGGCGGCGGCGTAA